ctttttatttttattttcattttctcacttttctacATTTCAAGTCCCACTAATTTGCTTATTTCAGTAACTTATTAAAagttacatatttttaatactttggGAAAGAATAATACCAcacttgaataaaaaaaaaaaaaactcttcatattttaaatgaaaatatgtgtcTGTCTTTGAATCCTTACCCGTTTATAAATCTCTACACTGATCGAGTAGAGTTATAAATATGGACAattcatgattttttaaattaagaatagaGATGagataaatttgtatatttttatttggttttcgCATTCAATATCCGTTCTCATTCTTATACTCATTCCGCTTTAGattgctaaaacaattttaattaatttgataatttaaaaaagttatgttTGAAAgtgtttttctatatttatacaattaattttttttaatatttgatattagaaaaataaaatatatattattttatttttgaatacttaataatatatatatttttagtatgatttttattttattataaaatattttatttaattaatatttaaaataataaaagaacaaaatatggATGGAAAGATCATTATACCGTTTCCCAATTGAGTTGcgaaaacacaaaaaattatatcccttaaatataatataatataatatgaaaatgaaaatgaaattttactttaaagataaagataaaataatacaagCTTTTCTCAATATCGTCCTTAATATATCaatcgattttttttttacttcattttgttcaaaaataattaGAGTTAAAATACAATGAATATATTATTGTGATAATCTcatgtaaaacaaaaatattttttaatttcttattaatgattaaaataatattatatatgtgaagtaataaaataaataatatatatatatattcagattaaaataataaaatattattattaataataatctcttttataataataaatttatagttttaataaaaattatatcaaattaataatttaagcatataataaatgtaataattacatgaaaagaaaagcaaCTTAAATTCCATATTAGCAACTTATGAGAAGAAATTTTgaataacacaaaaatgaataaaaagttcgtagtaaattaatattactttctgcacaaattttaaaaattattattacttttttcagTGACGTACCAAACATCTAAGATATGCAGTAGACAAAAAGTCTGAACTAAAAAATCACTTTCTTTCCAAAAATTGGTCCACAGAATGAGAAAGATGATATTACAGAAAGATACTTATCTATATAACAACCAAGTAAAGATTTTACTTTTCTTAAAGTCACAAAAATGCATGTGCATTCATAACTATGGATGACATAATGGACCACAttgcaaaattatttcatatctaCCCTACCACCACTTTTAAACCATGGATTCCATTttcttctatatatttttattatcttcacTTTAACTTTTACTATTATCTTATTTACTCATAATTTCGACTTTTTAATGGTTGAGAATtcaaatatttaggtttaaattttatattaaataagaatGAGAAAGtttaacattatataaatatcaaagtTCATAAATCTATCACCTTAAAGTGTTGAATTAAGAATAATTACAATCGTCTGTATATAAATTCTCTTCTATATGGATTAGACtcataaaaagtataaaattctTGGAACGATTCAAAAGGTTGAAGAAGAAAagtgtaataaaaatattctataACTCATGactacatattttattttttttatgcagtGTATAGAggctattttaaaaactaaaatttataataacattaaaattaatatttggatACAGCATTTACCTTAAAATAGATAACTATGATAAAGGaagaataattaaaactataaattacATGCGTTTTGCATCAATGATTACTCTATATATCAATCTTTATTCTAACAGTAGAGTGccttaaatattaaaagtaactTTATTCTGGGACTTTTGAAGGAAGTTCTTGAACCATTTTGCAGATAGTTTTTCATGTCGCTTCAAGCCATCATTATAATCCACGTAGTGTATTCCAAAGCGCACCACATAACCATCGTTCCATTCAAAGTTGTCCAACAATGACCATGCAAAATATCCTTTTATGTTTACGCCATCcctacaataaaaaataaattaattaattaaatttgtaaataaaataattattttaagcaATAAAGAAATCATTAATTACCTAATTGCCGAATTTATATAATAGAGATGGTGATAATAGTAGTCAACTCTATGTTTATCTTCAAGGGCTTTCTCTAACGATTGTGCCGTTTCTTGCAATTCACTCACACCTTCAAATTAAAAGcaatatacattaaaaatatacaaaatgtatattttaaataatttggtCTAAATATTTACTTTATGAGATATTTCAAAGATAATAAAAGGATGATGTTTGATTTAATTACCATTTTCAGTTATGTAAATCACAGGATTGTTGTACTTTTCTTTTGTATAGAGCAACAATTCTCTAATTCCTTTGGGATAAACATATAGCCAACTAGAGCCGGtctgaaaatataaatatcaagttatataaaaccaaataaaccaataataataggaaaatgattttttgactactaaattttggtAACTTTATCTTACAATGTTAGGTGTCATTTTCtaagtgatttttcatttttcttttttttcattctcaatattcaAAAACCACTTAGAATGATACCTCATGTTATAAGAgataattgtcaaaatttagtagtcaaaatatcattgttcatTATAATATGAACACAAAATTTGAAATCGTTGTATACATACCGGTGAACCTATTGGAACGCCATGACGAGTAGCTAGCgcacaaaacaaaaaacaaaaatgtgatattatgaaattataatattatgtaatttaaataagTGATAGTTAAAGTAATACTTACATGAAAGATTGGCATTGCAATCTGTTTCATAATGAGGTTTGGTTTTGGGTGCATCGGCAGCATAGTAAGTGGTGTAATAGTTTAATCCAAGAAAATCATATGAACTAATAAGAAGTTTTGATTCTTTTTCAGTGAACTCTGGCAATCGTTCACCAACTAAGGAACGCATGCTCTCTGGATACTTTCCTGTTGTCAATGGTTCCATGTACCTATAATTATTATCacaaatcaaaatatcaaaattttagaatCATTCCTTATTATTATTCACATACTTactaccaaaataatataatggtTAAGAATTCAAATATGAGTCTAAGTTTTATATTggctaaaaatgagaaagtagagtactatataagaataaagactcataaactcattgttttaaggatttgggttgagagtggtgtcaatgccttatgtgatTATGCTCAGGTCCCATTGATATTGTATCTCTCCGGTGAAACCCCTCTATAAATTTGAATGGAGAGTGAAGTACTTACCATCCATACATAAAGTCGAGAGCTCGTTGAGCAGCTTCTTTATCCGATGTGGAATTTGAAAATGGCTCAAACCAATGAGACACATGTGTTATGCCTATCTTTCCATTTTGATGTTCCTGAGCAAAGTGTTGAAAATGTTAAGTACAAGAGTTGCACAAAAAAATAGTCTAACCCTATAGCAACATTGAAGTGTAATTAAGCTTTTGGTGAAGACTGAAAAACCTGATATTTTTCCTTATACACTTGAACAGCTGCTGCATGAGAAAGTAGTTGATAATGTGAAACTACATAAGGTTCTGTTCCTGAATCACCACCAAGACATTCTGGATTTAACCATTCTGAACATCGACCTGGTGCATAGCCACCGATTGCATAACCACCCCTACTAAAAGACCATGGTTCGTTTAAAGTAATCCAATGTTTCACCCTATCTCCAAATTCTTCGAAACAAAGTTCCGCATAGTCTTGAAAATCCTTTCTGAAAATCAGTGATGCATACAATTGGAtcatattgttattataatgataataaattagtGTAAACTAGTTAACTTTTTAATAGTATTTatgacataaaataaattttgtaaaacttaCACGATGAGAGGACTTAAGAAACCACCGTACTCTTGTAAAGCTTGAGGAATATCCCAGTGAAAAAGTGTCACATATGGTTGAATACCtgcaattttaatatttgtcacTTACTTAAAAATCTATTATGAAATGTAAACTTTttgattaagaaaaaacaagagAGTAAAGAATGAATGTTGACCGTTGACTAGCAATTGATCGATAAGGTTGTGGTAATATTCGATTCCATCGTGATTTACACCTCCACTAAGCTTTCCTTCTGTTTATGATTAACAAAGATTGAAATCATTAACATGGAAGATGCAGATGCAATAATTacgaaaataattaacaattgtTGATGAACTTTGATCAATCTAACTTGGTAGGATTCTAGACCAAGAGATGGAGAATCTGTATGCATCCAGATTCATGTTCTTCATTATCTCGATATCTTCCTGttatataataaacataaaatattagaaaaatgattaattattctGAGAGAGTGATAATTGGTTTCTTCATTGAGTAAGAATTTGGACTTTACCTTATAACGATGATACTGATCAACTGCTACATCTCCGGTACTTTTATCCTTTATCTTCTCTGCAAGTATAATCAGACTATTATAAAACGTTGAACAGACATCATCAAattaaaacatcataaaaatattaagaagtgaattttaagcctgactcaatctcacaaaaccGATTTGTAAGATGATatttgcactcacttatatactatgataTCGTTGTATCTCTAGTTAACGTTCAGACAAAAAATACCTGGATGTTTGTGGGTGTATTCATCCCACATACTTGGTCCTCTTCCATCTTCATTTGCCGCACCTTCATACTATAGCATATGAACACAACAAAACCTTATGAGTTTTGGTTCAAAAGTTAACTTCCTTATATAACCACATgctcttgtttttttattcaaatctgACTATAGTTAATATTAGAACAGATTTTGAATGTAATAATACAAAAACGAAATCTGAATCTGTGTACCTGGTATGCTGCTGAAGCTGTTCCAAAAACGAAGCCTGTCGGAAAACTAGTTCGATTGAGTGAAGAAACATCGACAACAGATGCAGTAAAAGCAAAAGTAATTGATGGTAATGTGAGAGCAAGAGCCAAGAAGAGAAGGAGAATAAAGTGGTTGCATGCCATGTTGTGTTATGATTTTATTGCACAAGTTATGATATGCAAATGTTCCATTTTATAGAGAAGAACATAAAGTTATGgctaaaaatagttttaagtgaTTACAAGCTCAGCCACTAATACTCAAATTGAACAGGTCAATAGTTCTAATTTAATCTGCATGTTTCAATGGTTTTAGTGTAGTTTGAAATGACTGAATGAAAAATAAGTGTATAAATGAGATATGATTTagtttaaagattttttttattagtaaagAAATATATCGATTATGCATTTAATcctt
This region of Vigna unguiculata cultivar IT97K-499-35 chromosome 5, ASM411807v1, whole genome shotgun sequence genomic DNA includes:
- the LOC114184117 gene encoding cyanogenic beta-glucosidase-like — encoded protein: MACNHFILLLFLALALTLPSITFAFTASVVDVSSLNRTSFPTGFVFGTASAAYQYEGAANEDGRGPSMWDEYTHKHPEKIKDKSTGDVAVDQYHRYKEDIEIMKNMNLDAYRFSISWSRILPKGKLSGGVNHDGIEYYHNLIDQLLVNGIQPYVTLFHWDIPQALQEYGGFLSPLIVKDFQDYAELCFEEFGDRVKHWITLNEPWSFSRGGYAIGGYAPGRCSEWLNPECLGGDSGTEPYVVSHYQLLSHAAAVQVYKEKYQEHQNGKIGITHVSHWFEPFSNSTSDKEAAQRALDFMYGWYMEPLTTGKYPESMRSLVGERLPEFTEKESKLLISSYDFLGLNYYTTYYAADAPKTKPHYETDCNANLSSTRHGVPIGSPTGSSWLYVYPKGIRELLLYTKEKYNNPVIYITENGVSELQETAQSLEKALEDKHRVDYYYHHLYYINSAIRDGVNIKGYFAWSLLDNFEWNDGYVVRFGIHYVDYNDGLKRHEKLSAKWFKNFLQKSQNKVTFNI